Below is a window of Bacteroidota bacterium DNA.
ATCCCGATCCGGCGTTGTTGGCCATCTATAATAAGGATTTGACGGAAGAACCGAAAAATTATCTTGCTTTAAAACAGGATGCCGGCCACAAAACAGTTTATGTGCTGAACAATGGTGAAATACTTCAAAAATCTGTTCAAACAGGAGCCTACGACGGAGTAAACTACGAAGTGACCTCCGGGCTCAGTATTGACGAACAGGTTGTAGTTGCAATGGTGGAGGCTTCAAGTCAGGTAGAAAGCGAAAGTAAAGCAGTATCCAGCCCTTTTATGCCCAAGAGACCAGGTAGTAGTACTTCTAAAACGAAATAACTATGAACAGTATCATAAAAATCGATAGTCTTAAAAGAGAATTCCTTGTCGGCAACGAAACCGTGAGGGCACTAAGGGGTATTTCATTCGGCATGGAACCCGGGGAGTTTGTTACCATAATGGGTGCAAGCGGATCAGGTAAATCCACCCTGCTGAACATACTCGGATGCCTGGATACTCCATCCGATGGGGAATACCTGCTTGACGGCGTACCCGTGAAAAAGATGACCAAGAATGAAAGAGCCCGCCTGCGTAATGAAAAGATCGGTTTTGTTTTTCAATCGTACAATTTGCTTCCCAGGACAACGGCCCTGGAGAATGTGGAATTGCCCTTGCTTTACAATCCAAAGGTGAGTGCGAAGGAAAGACGCCGGAGGGCTCAGGAAACACTGAAAGCTGTCGGGCTCGCCGACAGGATGGATCACACTCCATCCCAGCTTTCCGGTGGTCAGCAGCAACGCGTTGCCATTGCCAGAGCCCTGGTGAACGATCCGGTCATCATCCTGGCCGATGAAGCAACAGGAAATCTGGATTCCAGGACTTCCTACGAGATCATGGCTTTATTCCAGGAACTGAACCGGCAGGGAAAAACAATCGCTT
It encodes the following:
- a CDS encoding ABC transporter ATP-binding protein, producing MIKIDSLKREFLVGNETVRALRGISFGMEPGEFVTIMGASGSGKSTLLNILGCLDTPSDGEYLLDGVPVKKMTKNERARLRNEKIGFVFQSYNLLPRTTALENVELPLLYNPKVSAKERRRRAQETLKAVGLADRMDHTPSQLSGGQQQRVAIARALVNDPVIILADEATGNLDSRTSYEIMALFQELNRQGKTIAFVTHEPDIAAFSNRSVILRDGRILKDNRNANIKSAREALAALPENNNEDF